tctgaaatgaTTTTACCAGTGGCACTGggttgttgtgagggttaaatgaagGAACatctgtaaagtgcttagaataatGCCTCATATACAGTAAGGGTTCTAGGAAGtattagttaaataaataaactggTCTCAAAGTAAcggggaagatggcagattagaaaaacacaggactctcttctctcccaggacaggcagaaacagcctggaaaaaaatgttctaaggtTTAGGACACCATGGGAAGGGtggacaccacccaggacagaGAGGGACATAGGAGAGAAATCTTGACAGAAAGACGGTGAGTAGAAGCTGCAGCTGCCAGCACCCTTCCCTCACCCTACGAGCAGAGGGGGttgcagggatccacctccccaggaaatgggagaaagaaggaTGCAGCTTAAGGTTgactcagcttttggccaacaaatttggtctgctgtgtcccacgagcAATTCCAGGCCATCTCACCATTATGTGGGAACCCgcaaaggactaaagagatcccaCCCTCTTAATCACCCTCCTTACTGACAGGGACTGCTTGTTGAGAATGCAGAGGGTAGTGGAATATTTCCTACCCCTgcaaagggagggggctgccagaaaaGTTTGAATTGGGAGCCTCTAAACAGCCTCAAGGCAGGAGCCTCTGTCACATTGTTGCTGAGaaggctgccaaagagcaccatctgctggtagACCCAGGAAGTGcatgtaagaaaattaaaagtaaataagtgagaggctttttccagcctttccaaactccctccccaaggcccttgttAGTGGaactgcaacccattactgggtccatgggtCCCAGATTTGAGGAagtaacagggacaatcctagaGACTTAGTACAGGTTGAACCAAGATTCAacggcagtaacacacagcctcctgccactaaatccctacaaaagagagagaaactgagcatcaggttaaactcaccatcataatcagatgcctagacatcagtgaaaaataaaagacatgggccaagcaaaggaatataccaaatcccccgatgagacacaggatttgaaacaactaatcaacgaGTCATACTAATTTCCAAAAAGTCAAAGCAAGGGGGAAAACAATGAGCGGAGCGGTGGTTGCTTCCTGCCTGAGTGCTCGGCTAAGCGGGCGCGCTGCCCAGCCCCCCCTGCCTCCGAGCCGATGGCGGCAgtgccaggaggccccgggaaggaCGGGTCCCTTACCTGCCGGGAGGAGGCGCTGTTAACGGGCTCGGGCACCGGCACGAGAAGGCTGGGCGGGTTCTTTTTGTGAACGCTATTCATACCAGGCATTTTAGTGATTTTACAGGCTTTGCTACTAGAACTCGAGTTCTTAcgcttttttccttctgatttgtCAAAAGAGAGGGGCAGAGAAGACATGGCATTGTGGGAGGCCAAAGAGAGGTCCCCTGCGTGGAGCGCAAGGGAGGGCACAGAGAGGGGACAGGAGTCGCTGCTGCCGCCCACCGCGCCCACGTGTCTCCCTGAGTCCGCGGGGCCGCCGGGCAGCGAGGTCGGTCCTGAGGGCTCCAGTTTGGCACTGAGTGGGCTCACGCCATTGTTTGAGTTGTGCACGGGCAGACTGTTATAGGAAGGGGCCGCCTGATAGGAGTTCAAAGCGGAACTTGCGTTCAAAACACAGTTCTTTTTGTGGGGCCCTGATAAGGGAGACGAGAGGGAGGTCTGCAGGGATaataaggaggaggaagaggaggaagtcGAAGACTGCGGCTTCCTCTTTTTGTTACTTGGAGACTCATCGCTCCGGGCAGACAGGTCTTTGACTTTTGAGGATTTGCTGGTTTTGGTTTTGGATGGCTTGTGGGATGGGGAAGGGATGACAGCTGGTATCGGGGACACGGCGGATGGGGCCTTGAAGGTTGAGTCCATGATGCTGAGGGTTGCGGCCACATGAGGGAAAGCTGTGGCATGTGACATGAGGGCGCTCGGGTCCGGCGATGCCACGAAAGCTGCGTTTGAGAGCATGGCTGATGTCATTATGTAAGAAGAGGTGAGCCTTGAGCTGATGGGAGCTGAAGGAAGATACACGGCACTGGGGTTGCTGAAAGGCTGTAAAACGGATGCTGGAACAGGGGTGGTGAGGTGGGCTGCTGGCGAGGGCAGGGGACTATCTGCCGCAGGAGGGATCTTCCTAGACATGAGAGAAGAGTGAAAGAGAAACAGTGAGAAATAGGGTTTCCATTGCTTGGGAGGCTCCAATTAAGTTTGAGCATCAGGGCTACAGAGAAAACCCCAGCAGAACCAGACTATGGAAAATGAAGCCTGAAGAATGGTAGAATCTGAATTATGGCCCTTCCGGATGGCTCCCCGCCCCCAACCCATTGCAACATCCAGCAACTTATTTTGAACCACTTTCAGGTTTTTCAGATCCTACTCCCCTTGCTTGGCTACTGGATAATGGCTGATTTTGGTTCATGAATAAAAGGCAAaggttatttaaatatataaattcacCCAAgaaataatcctttttttttgatAGTGATGCAGGTAATTTTTAATGGGAAGTGGTCATTTCATATTGAGGTCCTGGCTTGAAAAAATGTGAGGGCAGGGCTTTGCCACATGCATGGAGGCCAGCGCTCTCCCCCTGACCCCACCGCAGCCTCTGCCCGCTGACTCTCAGGGCTCCCCAGCCCCCTTCGTGCCCCTTGCTTTCCCACCCTACTCTTGGCTGAGGCAGTCTGGGAAACCACCCTCTCCTCTCAGGCCAGCATTAGCTGTCTACAGCCTCTGGCTTGGCCTGCAGAGAGGCATTTTCACGTTTGCTCGTGACTGCTGGCTCCTGTTGACCTGGCTGGGAAGGCGACAGGACAGTGGAGGCCCAGGGACCTGAGAAATGACAAAGCTGTTGGGCTGCCCACACCCAGCACTGACTCCCACCCCGCTAATTCCCAGCTCTCAACAACTGGGGCATGGGCTGCCTTCATCAGGTCCTCTCATTCCTGTAGGGAAGGGGTGACAGCGCAGGGACCCTCACGTGTCCAGAGAAAGGGCTTGGGACCAGAGAAAGGGCTCAGGAACTTCTAGTTCCTTCTGAAGATAGATGGGAGGATATGGAAAGGAAGAGGACAGGGGAGGACAGAGGAAGGCAGGAGGGGAAAGCCTCCGTTTTCTTCTTCAGCCTTCCTGGAGACTGGGGAGTGCCTGAGAGCAAGCCAAGGCCAAGGCCAGCACCGCGGCCAGGTGCTCCTGGGGCCTCCCTGCAAACTCCATCTGTAGTTTATGCTGGAAACAGCTCCTGGTTCCAaacagggctgggaggaggcatGAGGGCCTTTGGGGGTCaccatttttttctagttttgcaCCCACTTGGAGCTGAGTGAACGTTTTCAATTaggttctcttctttctctcgcCTCCCTCTGTCCCCTGGCAATCGTTCTCAAGGTAGTTGGGGCTCCCCAGCCACTAGGACCTAGTTTTTCCTCTCTGAAAGCAGCACTCGACGAAGGGCAGGCCTGGGTCCTGTACCCCTGTGGGCTTGGAGCAAGGTATGAAGAGGGCCCTCCATGGTCCCTTCTCTTTGGTGGCAGCCACCCTCCCAGCTGGTGTCAGGATTAGGCATCAGCGAACTCTGGAAAGAGGCCCTGCTGAGAAATAAATGCCTCTCCTAGCACTCCTCTCACTGAAGATTCAATTTTCTGCCTGCCACTTTAGTTGAGCCTATGCTTCCACTTTTAGGGTGAAATCTGGAGGAATCCTTAAATAGAGAAGCACAACACCCTTGAAAATGTCAGACCAAGGACATCaaatacaagagaaaaatgtTGCCAAACTCACAGTGACCATGATGGCGTTTGAGATTTTACTTTCTCTCAAGCGTAAAGAACGTAGAAGATTCTGTTAGTACTAAACGAGGGGCTCTATCGGTActtgttgcaatgacagatgagtgagtgaatgaatggatgaatgggtggCGGATGGGTGAGCAAGTGGATTCCGGCAGCAACACAACCGTAGGGTCCGGGACTGGGCATGCTGGGCAAGGACCCCCACGGAATCAGACTGGAAAGGTCTAAACTCATCCTTTGAACTGTCTGGCCTTGCACAACCCCTTTCCTAATGGGGCCAGGGAGCACTGCTTAGCAACCTTTTCCTCCTGTCCCTGGGCCTCGCTGCGGTTCTATGGACATCCCCCTCAGTCTTCCCGTGACTCGAGTCTCCTTTCCAGCTAAAGCATGGATAGAAATCCATGTGGGAATAGGTCCAgcaatcatttattttaaaaagtcatttacaAACACCAGATGGCTCATTTCAGAGCAGACCCCCCAGTCAATGCCCTTAAATGGGATCCACTTGTAATGTCCCAATTTATAATCTTCCCATTAAATAATCTAAATTCATGCTTCAACTTGTCCCGATGAGCAGAGCTGAGTCCTAAATCTTGCCTGGCTGGCTCTCAGGATTGGGATGGGTACTATTTTCCAGCCCAgtttctgtccctttccttcctctccgCGCTAATGACGCGGCAGTAGCAGGGCCGGGGGCGGTGACAGGGCagaggggaggcagggcagggagcgTGTGGGCAGCCCCCTGACCCCGGGAGCCCCTTCTCCCCAAGCTAAACAGCTTATGTGTTTTTCTAGGTGCCAAATGGCAGTGCCTTTCAGCTTCGTGGGCCAGGCCCGGTTGAAGCGTGGCCTTCTGGCCTAGGGAAGTCCCGTACAAGAGCCCACAGACGCGCATAAATTACTGACAGTGCCCGTCCTCCCCTGCCAGCTGGCACGGAGGTCCAGATGCTGACCTGGCTGAAAGAGAATACTGTGTTGGCGTCTCCTGATGCAGAGTTAAATGcttgttaaagaaaaaagagtcTTGGCCGTTCCTTTTCTTCCTAATGTCTTCCACGCCCCCATCGGCTGCCATCCCTCCAGGTGCGGGCCCGTCGGGGCCTGGGGTTTGGGCCGCGAGGCCGAGAGGGCAGCGGGGTGCTACGCTCTCCAGAGTTGACACCCAGGCAGCCCCAATGTTGCTCAGTGACAGCAGATTGGTTAGGCAAGTCCTGAAAAGGGGGGAGGGACCTGACGCCCTGTGGCTCGGGCTTCTGTGCCTGAGGAGGAAAGGAATATGGAGCTTGAGCTGACAGGACACCAGGCAGCGAAATACAGATCAACACATTCCTTCCAAGTGTCCGGGATTTACACTTCCATAACCAGGGACAGCAAAGAGCCGTGAGCACAGCCAGGACTGGCTGTCCTCTTGGGGGAGCAAGCGCGGAAAGAGAGATAACCAAATCACTGAGGACAAGGTGATCCCACAGGCAGCGCCAATCGCTGCTGTTTCGAGTGGACACTGGCATATCGCGGGTGCCTTGTAGACACAGAGGGCAGTCGCTTAAATGGGAAGAAACGATAAGCTTCTCTTGTGGCCCTTTCCTGTTTCATGTGAAGTGTCAACAATTCGTCAGAAGCCTGCGGTACGAGTTTAATGCAGGCTCTAGGGAGTCTCCTTCTCCCCCTGGAAGCTCTTTGGGTGTCGTGATGAAAAGGGGCTGAGGTGCCAGAGGTGCTTGGGAGAGAAGCGGAAACCTGGGAGAGGAGTGAGTTTGGAATCCTGCtccgacccccacccccagggtccCCCTTATTTCTCAGGAACGACTTCCTCGTCACACTGGCTTCTCTGGGCAGGGTGGGGGTCTCTGCCACTCCCTCGCCACTGGTGGCTCTCCTGGACCATCTGGGCTGAGGCGTAAGTGAGCCATGATTCTAGTGGAGTGTGACACCTTGAGAGCTCACCTGTCtaggagtggagggtgggggtacCCAGAGGGCTGGCCTTACATTAGCAAGTGGTGGGAGAGGCAGCTCCTTATGTGCTGGGCTTTGAGAGTCTGGGCCGATCGTTCCTTCACAATAGCATTTTACCGAGTCTTCCTTTTTCATGAACCCCTACCAAAATGTAAGTACACTGGGAGAGATTGGAGACTCAAGGGACCTTTGAGAAATGGAACATAAGGTGGGGTTTAGAGTAGGAAGAAGGACAAGTAGAGGTGAGAGGGGAtcctggggaggtgggaagggccAAAGACAAACTTAACCAACTTCACAAAATTGCTCAGGATCTGCCCTGTTAGCAAATGTATGTGTTTTTTTCACGGGACATTAAACAATTAGGAATTGGTCCATAGCCATTAGGAAATCTTTAGTACGGATATTGTAGCAGTAACCTGATAAACAGAAGCATGTTCTTAATAGCCTTAGGTGTTGTTAGCAGTCATAAAAAGGTCCTTTAACACTCTTAAATAAACCAGACCTTATCTAATATGTTTTTTGTTTAGAAGATACCACTGCAAAAACGATCCCCAAAGAAGATAAAACAGACATACATCATACGCGTTTCTAAATGGTAGGCAAATCATTAAGAAGAActgatttttaataattaattatgAGTCCTGATTTTAAGAATCATTTTGTCCTATGAAAAACCAACCTGACATATATTTAGAAAGTTAGGGTTCAGGTAATTATGGGGCAGCTCTTATCTTATATTGCACAAAACACCCACTCACTTACTTCCACATCTGTGAATTCAAGTGTTTTTCTACCATGGAGTTTAGTGCGAATCGAAACCGATCCCATCTTCTATCAAACACATAGTACCCTCGTCCCATGAGGCGACTCCCGAATGAGCAAAACTGTGAGGAAAACAACGTTTTAATTTTGATTACAGGTTAATAAGCTAATATAAACCATACAGAGAAAATAACATTTGCATAAAAACACACAGGGGCACAATTTTACTCGAAATAAAGAAGCAAATAGTATTAAAGCCCAAAAATATTCCTGTGGTGCTTTAGTTTGAGCTCTAGATTTTCTGCAGAACCTCACGTTATAACTCGATAATAGCTACATTGAATTTCCGGTGGTACCGAGGGCTAAATTCTCCACTCCGGGGATTGAGCCAGCGTTTTAGGTTAAAGAGAAGAACCGGCAGCCAGGGTGGTTTTTTTCAGCACCATCTGCTCATCATATCATCCATCTTCAAGGAACTCTGTGGCTCCCTGTTTCTCATCACAGCAATGGAAGCTGCTTGCTCTGGCGTTCAAGGTCTGCTGCCAGCTGGTGACACTTTTCTTATCTGACTGTCAACAGAGCCACTTCACTTCCAACTGGCTCCACACCTTCCTTTCCTAGTCCCACCACATCCCCTCCGGCACCAGCCTTTTCAGGCTGCCCTGGGGACGTGACCACCCttgccttcctcccctccctgtcaATTCCAAGTCTACCCCTTCCTTGGGACTCTGAGCAAAGGCTTTCCTTTCCTAGGACCTTTTCTCATTATCCTTCCCACTCTGAACTCCTACAGCACACCCTGTGGCATACTTTATTATCTACCACCTTGGAAGCATCCTGTGACTGCTTTATATGACATAGAATGCCTTGTATACCTGACTAGGCTATAACTTTATGAAGGCTAGGGACAgcattctcctccttctcctcagaATGAAGATAGTATACTGGGACTGGAGCTAAAGCATGGAGACAGGCACCCACAAAACGTTTAAAACAAATCACCACATTCAAAACAGATGGCCGAAAGTACTGAGCATTCAGATGTTTATAATAAAGTCCATTAGATTATGATGTTAGGACGACCGGAAGGCCAGTGGACAGAAATGCAAAAAGCGGCCtgtgagaaggtgacatttggcTGGTCTAGGGCTCGGGAAAGTCTGCAAATGACTCTATAACTCAAAGGCagcttctctcccttcctccaggCCTCCCAGAAGCTCGCTGGCCTCCATCCCAGACACAGCGCTGGGTTGGCACTCGTTCCCCAAACCTTCCTGGAACAGTTTTCAGGAGGAAATGCAAGACCTTCCTTTTGTACTGCCTCTGTTGTGTTTTGAGGGGTTTGTGTTAAAAATCTTACCACCTGTCAAATCTGGTGCCGCTTGTGGGAAACACTTTTCTGCACCTTCATATTGACTTTTTACCGaccaaccaaaaataaataaatcagtaaattaataaaaaaaaaaagaatcctccaACACGGAAGCTGGTCCCAGAAGTGTGTGGGAGCTGTCCCAGGTCTTGacagtatttcttcttttatgccAATGACTAAAGATATACTGAGGAAGCATTCatcattaccaaaaaaaaaaaaaaaaaaaaaaagattcagtctATCAATTGGCCATGAGAGAAAGGACAAAACAAAGGAACACATCTGTGGCCTATCCATTTAAAATCAGCAAAACATTAAGGACACCCACCTCTGCCAGCCCAGAGCTTGGCTGCTCCCCTGTGGGCTGGCAGTGTTTCAGTCTGGACAATGTCTTGACGTACTCAGTAGTCTCGCCTTCTGGTAGAGCCTCCTCTCCATTTCAGACTAGGAAGCTGGGGGCACATTTCTGTCTCTGCCACCTGCTTATGTATTTCAATACAAATGCGAGGCTAGATGGCCCCAAGAGACACTTGTCCCAGCGGGCATGCCAAACCCTTAGCAGAGCTGTGCATCCTTGCTGTCTCAGCCACGAAGGTAGACCCTCCTGGCTGCCAAACTTGTCAACTGCTGAGCCACTGCCACCTCTCCCTGTCTCTTTGCTAACAGGACCAAACTTTTGTTCTAGGATCTGACATGGAGCAGTGGGCAGGAAAGATGGATTTCTCTCCCAGAACCCTGGGGTGGACTGTGGCTGGTTTCAGCCAGTGTCACTGTGATCTCATCCTTCTCTGCCATTGATGGTCCCGAGGTGGGCTTGTGGCCCATTTCTGGCCATTGTAGGTATAAGGGGAAGGCTGATGGGGATTTCATAAGATTTTCTTCCCAAATAGCATCTTggatcccaaagaattgaaagcagggattcaaacagatacttgtagaccaaagttcatagcagcactattcgtAATAGTCAGAAGGCAGAAACAACTCTCATGCCCATCAACCgaagaatggatgaataaaatgtagtatatatatacacagtggaatgcaatattattcagccataaagaggaaTTAAGCTCTGaggcatggatgaaccttgaaaatattatgcaaaatcaaagaaaccagacacaagaggacaaatattgcatgatttcacttagATGAAATATCTCagataagcaaattcagagagacagaaagtagatcagaggttatcaggggctgtgaggagaagggggtggggaacaCTAAACTGCATAATaggtaaagagtttctgttttgggtggtgaaaagttttagtaataaaAGGTGGTGGCAGCAGTACAGCATTGTAACAGTCATTAGtgctactgaattgtatacttaaacaTGGTTAAAATGCCGAATCTTATGatggatctctctctctctctctctgtatgttACCCCGCTGCATGCACATGCACGCACGCGCACAGGCAGTGACAACTTGGTGGAAGAAGGTTCCTTTCTCTTGGTCTCTTTTGTCCTGCGTAGAGGGCTCTTGGATGAGGCTGTGGTATTGGAGAAGCAGCAGATACAATGAGGCCGAGTGAGAAAGGCCACAGGGTGCAGGGGCTCATCCCTTAGCCCCCGTGTAGTGGAGATGCTGACCCAACCTCGCAAGCACTGACTGAGACCTCTTGCTAGGTGAGCGTTCTGTCACTGACAGCCACAGGCATTCCCCAGAGTCCCCGTTCCTGACTTGGCCAAGAGGCAAAGTCTCAGGATGTTGGTATCCATCGTCCCCAGAAACAGGAAGTGAATTTGGCCTTCACTTATCACACAGAGAGAAGGGATGAGGGCCCACCCTACCTTGATGCAGGATTGATTTTACTTTCAATTCATGAGATCTAGGGAATCAAAGCTTCGTCTGCAGGGCCTTGGGGTCCCAGGCTCCAGGCTGACCTGCCCTCAGCTCTGTGATGGGAGCACTGGGCAGCCCCTTCTCAAGTGCTCACATGGAAAACATAAGCAAGCCTCTAGCCAAGGCCTCCTTGTACTTTCCACCTCAATTTCAACAACCTTCTGAATTGCTAAAGTGGATTCGTTCAAGGAATTGGAAACCAAGTGCCCTTTTAGTTAATCAGCAATTAGGCTGTCATGAAATGCTtccaccctccctctctccctctccctctccctctctc
This window of the Dasypus novemcinctus isolate mDasNov1 chromosome 5, mDasNov1.1.hap2, whole genome shotgun sequence genome carries:
- the ATXN7L1 gene encoding ataxin-7-like protein 1 isoform X5, producing the protein MCRPSPSPASPASNSRTSLVQGKTKACLSGHNSASSTSKPFKTPKDNLLTSSSKQHTVFSAKGSRDKPCIPVPVVSLEKIPNLVKADGANVKMNSAATTPVTSSSASSSAASTPHLIKPVLMSKSVPPSPEKILNGKGILSAVIDKKHQNGPKNSNKPYRRLSEREFDPNKHCGVLDPETKKPCTRSLTCKTHSLSHRRAVPGRKKQFDLLLAEHKAKSREKEVKDKEHLLTSAREILPNQSGPLQDSLLGSSGNSGAESKVVSPAKSRPLNSVLPRPSSANSISSSASSNHSGHTPEPPLPPVGGDLASRLSSDEGEMDGADESEKLDCQFSTHHPRPLAFCSFGSRLMGRGYYVFDRRWDRFRFALNSMVEKHLNSQMWKHRSPSHRASGPSPLFRTCLTNLLSLSNIGAAWVSTLESVAPRCPLGLAAQTPGPDGPAPGGMAADGGVEDIRKKRNGQDSFFFNKHLTLHQETPTQYSLSARKIPPAADSPLPSPAAHLTTPVPASVLQPFSNPSAVYLPSAPISSRLTSSYIMTSAMLSNAAFVASPDPSALMSHATAFPHVAATLSIMDSTFKAPSAVSPIPAVIPSPSHKPSKTKTSKSSKVKDLSARSDESPSNKKRKPQSSTSSSSSSLLSLQTSLSSPLSGPHKKNCVLNASSALNSYQAAPSYNSLPVHNSNNGVSPLSAKLEPSGPTSLPGGPADSGRHVGAVGGSSDSCPLSVPSLALHAGDLSLASHNAMSSLPLSFDKSEGKKRKNSSSSSKACKITKMPGMNSVHKKNPPSLLVPVPEPVNSASSRQVGKNSSLALSQSSPSSISSPGHNRQKTTNRTGRIRTLP